One Deinococcus radiotolerans DNA window includes the following coding sequences:
- a CDS encoding DUF790 family protein: protein MLPTELLLFRVKAGLVEPRRLKPTTQNLDLAARLIALFEANVGQRRADLDEDLRTLEAGRQDFKVLRGLAHLLTNLGVFEAAGPVEPGLARERVFTLAQEVVPSRRAAAQVLEQAARSLSTDAHLSAEALQSALYADLPDQQTLVAFEPPAPLELIHRYDLAQAQGALYRATELVITARRNEPARYKQLLKYLKFFGLMATVEGDAALGFTLTLDGPASLFGATTRYGLSMAKFLPALLHVTKWDLSATLKPRRDLAWVDPGDTEWSFQLTSEDGYVSHYAPPEEHDSALESGFTERFAKLDTPWALEREVDLVPVPGGVILPDFRLVQGDRSVLVEIVGYWRPEYLRKKFDLLHKAGRTDVIVCVSERLNLERAGVDPSDFGERVVWFKGVLNPKDVLTLADRYAVTIH, encoded by the coding sequence ATGCTGCCGACTGAACTGCTGCTCTTCCGCGTCAAGGCCGGGCTCGTGGAGCCCCGCCGCCTGAAACCCACCACGCAGAACCTCGACCTGGCCGCGCGGCTGATCGCGCTGTTCGAGGCGAACGTCGGGCAGCGCCGCGCGGACCTCGACGAGGACCTGCGCACACTGGAAGCGGGTCGGCAGGACTTCAAGGTGCTGCGCGGCCTGGCGCACCTCCTGACGAACCTGGGGGTGTTCGAGGCGGCCGGTCCCGTGGAACCGGGCCTCGCCCGGGAGCGGGTGTTCACGCTGGCGCAGGAGGTCGTCCCCAGTCGCCGCGCGGCCGCGCAGGTGCTCGAACAGGCCGCGCGGTCACTCAGCACCGACGCCCACCTCTCCGCCGAAGCCCTTCAATCCGCCCTGTACGCGGACCTGCCCGATCAGCAGACGCTGGTGGCGTTCGAGCCGCCTGCGCCGCTGGAACTCATTCATCGCTACGACCTCGCGCAGGCGCAGGGCGCGCTGTACCGCGCCACTGAACTCGTGATCACCGCCCGCCGGAACGAACCGGCCCGCTACAAGCAGCTCCTGAAGTACCTGAAGTTCTTCGGCCTGATGGCCACCGTGGAAGGGGACGCCGCGCTGGGGTTCACGCTGACCCTGGACGGCCCGGCCAGTCTGTTCGGCGCGACCACCCGCTACGGCCTGAGCATGGCGAAATTCCTCCCGGCCCTGCTGCACGTGACGAAATGGGACCTGAGCGCCACCCTGAAACCCAGAAGGGACCTCGCGTGGGTGGACCCCGGCGACACCGAGTGGTCCTTCCAGCTGACCAGTGAGGACGGGTACGTCAGCCACTACGCGCCGCCGGAAGAACACGACAGCGCGCTGGAGTCGGGCTTCACGGAGCGGTTCGCGAAACTGGACACGCCCTGGGCGCTGGAACGGGAGGTGGACCTGGTGCCGGTGCCGGGGGGCGTGATCCTGCCGGACTTCAGGCTGGTGCAGGGAGACCGGAGCGTGCTGGTGGAGATCGTGGGCTACTGGCGGCCGGAGTACCTGCGCAAGAAGTTCGACCTGCTGCACAAGGCGGGACGCACGGACGTGATCGTGTGCGTCAGTGAGCGGCTGAACCTGGAACGGGCGGGCGTGGACCCCAGCGATTTCGGTGAGCGGGTGGTGTGGTTCAAGGGCGTCCTGAACCCCAAGGACGTCCTGACCCTCGCGGATCGGTACGCTGTGACGATCCACTGA
- a CDS encoding EAL domain-containing protein, which produces MAEPSPLPSQHFLELISDGYMVLDREWRYLYLNQVALRVLKRRAEDLLGRVIWAEYPDTAERFGAPYRQAMEERTAVEFEEYYPPLDLWTHLRVLPVPEGVGVLFRDVTQAKRSAQYQQRLLALNTLLNAAAALDDVAQAILEFARSDWGQYGGVVALASADGRTLSITHHVGYEAPLMRRWASFPVQLDVPLARVQRTGEPLFLSSEAARAQFSDLHDQTSFQSFTCLPLRVGGGPVLGVLAFSFEQLRRFDQLERTFFSTLAAHCAQALHRARLFEEARRSELRYRLLTEATSAFTWTSDTDLRVTEPQPGWSAYTGQSGAQTLGFGWLRAVHPADRADVQRQIARGQQSGGPFRLRGRVRRSDGAYRAVVSDVVPIHAAQRESPVLMGVVQDVTDELERTQVLTDRHRLIEVLAQDTDPDSLLARVVQETAQLLGAQGVMLLACPDGAAPCEVLAHWGAPIAGPLPSQPGAAPGERGAWQAVPGAPRTHLLILPTQSQWTAALLITLPDELSAADPRPARLQDLSGVLGAAVQRAGLLRDLAERDAQSRSIIAALDEGVILIREDGESAALNSSARQMLNVPEAAPHRALTDLHLLGPDRRPLAPERLPTVRALQGERIHREVVGHEAGGAVTWWSLNAAPLPTPRGEGLRQAVISAQDVTPQVTLQAELERLAAHDDLTGLPNRRAFAAQGRAALRQTTADGAPLAVMLVDLDHFKDINDALGHGVGDEVLRTVAARLRTWTGPEGVAARLSSDEFGVFLPVTDPHEAHLRAEQLRGALGGPVTLGGYDLHLAVSIGVTLAPTDADTFEDLLRNADLAMYRAKGSGRSSVGLFDLDLSRQRARRHAVSVELRGALDRGALHLQYQPIQTLREGHLLAAEALARWHSPLLGRVGPDEFIPVAEETGQILQLGEWVLNQAVQQAAAWRRAGRRVQVSVNVSPLQFLHSDFAQVTRAALDAAGLPPDLLQLEITESAVMRDVHRTRHQCEQLRALGVQLALDDFGTGHSSLATLHTLDFHVLKLDRAFVWGLEGDPRREALLRSVVTLAQSLSMDIVAEGIETAAQRRLLIDLGCRLGQGYHLARPLDVPDFERTFLNRA; this is translated from the coding sequence ATGGCTGAACCGTCCCCGTTGCCCTCCCAGCACTTCCTGGAACTCATCTCGGACGGGTACATGGTGCTGGACCGCGAGTGGCGGTACCTGTACCTCAACCAGGTGGCGCTGCGGGTGCTGAAGCGGCGCGCCGAGGACCTGCTGGGCCGCGTCATCTGGGCCGAGTATCCGGACACCGCCGAACGCTTCGGGGCGCCGTACCGCCAGGCGATGGAGGAGCGGACAGCGGTCGAGTTCGAGGAGTACTACCCGCCGCTGGACCTGTGGACGCACCTGCGCGTCCTGCCGGTTCCGGAAGGGGTCGGGGTACTCTTCCGGGACGTCACGCAGGCGAAGCGGTCCGCGCAGTACCAGCAGCGCCTGCTGGCCCTGAACACCCTCCTGAACGCCGCGGCGGCGCTGGACGACGTGGCGCAGGCGATCCTGGAATTCGCGCGCAGCGACTGGGGCCAATACGGCGGCGTGGTGGCCCTGGCCAGCGCGGACGGCCGGACACTGTCCATCACGCATCACGTCGGCTATGAGGCGCCCCTCATGCGCCGCTGGGCGTCCTTCCCGGTGCAGCTGGACGTGCCGCTGGCCCGCGTGCAGCGCACGGGGGAGCCGCTGTTCCTGAGTAGCGAGGCGGCCCGCGCGCAGTTCTCGGACCTGCATGACCAGACCAGCTTTCAGAGTTTCACGTGCCTGCCCCTGCGGGTGGGCGGGGGGCCCGTCCTGGGCGTGCTGGCCTTCAGTTTCGAGCAGCTGCGCCGCTTTGACCAGCTGGAGCGCACGTTCTTCTCCACGCTCGCCGCGCACTGCGCGCAGGCCCTCCACCGCGCCCGCTTGTTCGAGGAGGCGCGGCGCAGTGAGCTGCGCTACCGGCTGCTGACCGAAGCCACGAGCGCGTTCACGTGGACGTCGGACACGGATCTGCGCGTCACGGAGCCTCAGCCCGGCTGGAGTGCCTACACGGGACAGTCCGGGGCGCAGACACTGGGCTTCGGCTGGTTGCGTGCCGTGCATCCCGCCGACCGCGCGGACGTGCAGCGGCAGATTGCCCGTGGGCAGCAGAGTGGCGGCCCGTTCCGCCTGCGGGGCCGCGTGCGCCGGTCCGACGGGGCGTACCGGGCCGTGGTGTCCGACGTGGTCCCCATCCACGCAGCGCAGCGTGAATCGCCCGTCCTGATGGGCGTGGTGCAGGACGTCACCGACGAGCTCGAGCGCACGCAGGTCCTCACCGACCGGCACCGCCTGATTGAGGTCCTGGCGCAGGACACGGATCCGGACAGCCTCCTGGCGCGGGTCGTGCAGGAAACGGCGCAGCTGCTGGGCGCGCAGGGCGTGATGCTCCTGGCGTGCCCGGACGGCGCGGCGCCCTGCGAGGTGCTGGCCCACTGGGGCGCACCGATCGCTGGGCCGCTGCCCAGCCAACCGGGCGCCGCGCCGGGCGAACGCGGCGCCTGGCAGGCGGTCCCCGGCGCGCCGCGCACGCACCTGCTGATCCTGCCGACGCAGAGTCAGTGGACGGCCGCGCTGCTCATCACACTGCCGGACGAGCTGAGCGCCGCCGATCCACGGCCCGCGCGCCTGCAGGACCTGTCCGGCGTGCTCGGCGCGGCCGTCCAGCGGGCCGGGCTGCTGCGGGACCTCGCGGAGCGGGACGCGCAGTCCCGGTCCATCATCGCCGCGCTGGACGAGGGCGTCATCCTGATCCGCGAGGACGGCGAGAGCGCGGCCCTCAACAGCAGCGCCCGGCAGATGCTGAACGTCCCCGAGGCCGCGCCGCACCGCGCGCTGACGGACCTGCACCTCCTCGGCCCGGACCGCAGGCCCCTGGCGCCCGAGCGCCTGCCCACCGTGCGGGCCCTTCAGGGCGAACGCATTCACCGGGAAGTGGTCGGGCACGAGGCGGGTGGCGCCGTCACGTGGTGGTCCCTGAACGCCGCGCCCCTGCCGACCCCACGCGGGGAGGGGCTGCGCCAGGCGGTCATCTCCGCGCAGGACGTCACGCCGCAGGTGACCCTCCAGGCCGAGCTTGAGCGCCTGGCAGCGCATGACGACCTGACCGGCCTGCCCAACCGCCGCGCGTTCGCCGCCCAGGGCCGGGCCGCCCTCCGCCAGACGACCGCGGACGGGGCGCCGCTGGCCGTCATGCTCGTGGACCTCGATCACTTCAAGGACATCAATGACGCGCTGGGGCACGGCGTCGGGGACGAGGTGCTGCGCACCGTGGCCGCGCGCCTGCGGACCTGGACCGGCCCGGAGGGTGTGGCGGCGCGCCTGAGCAGCGACGAATTCGGCGTGTTCCTGCCCGTGACGGACCCCCACGAAGCGCACCTCCGGGCCGAGCAGCTGCGCGGCGCGCTGGGCGGTCCCGTCACGCTCGGCGGGTACGACCTGCACCTCGCCGTGAGTATCGGCGTGACCCTGGCCCCCACCGACGCGGACACGTTCGAGGACCTGCTGCGCAACGCGGACCTCGCCATGTACCGCGCCAAGGGCAGCGGCCGCAGCAGCGTCGGCCTGTTCGACCTGGACCTCTCGCGGCAGCGGGCCCGGCGGCACGCCGTGAGCGTGGAACTGCGCGGCGCGCTGGACCGGGGCGCCCTGCACCTGCAGTACCAGCCCATCCAGACGCTGCGCGAAGGTCACCTGCTGGCCGCCGAGGCGCTCGCCCGCTGGCACAGCCCCCTCCTCGGGCGCGTCGGCCCGGACGAATTCATCCCCGTCGCGGAGGAAACCGGGCAGATCCTCCAGCTGGGCGAGTGGGTGCTGAACCAGGCGGTTCAGCAGGCCGCCGCGTGGCGCCGGGCCGGCCGGCGCGTCCAGGTGTCCGTCAACGTCAGCCCCCTGCAATTCCTGCATTCCGATTTCGCGCAGGTCACGCGGGCCGCTCTCGACGCCGCCGGACTCCCACCGGACCTCCTTCAGCTGGAAATCACGGAGAGTGCCGTCATGCGGGACGTGCACCGGACCCGGCATCAGTGTGAGCAGCTGCGCGCGCTGGGCGTCCAGCTGGCCCTGGATGATTTCGGCACGGGCCACTCGAGCCTCGCGACGCTGCACACGCTCGACTTTCACGTGCTGAAACTGGACCGCGCGTTCGTGTGGGGCCTGGAAGGCGATCCGCGGCGTGAAGCGCTGCTGCGCAGCGTCGTCACCCTCGCGCAGTCCCTGTCCATGGACATCGTGGCGGAAGGCATCGAGACGGCCGCCCAGCGGCGCCTGCTGATCGACCTGGGCTGCCGCCTGGGCCAGGGCTACCACCTGGCCCGGCCGCTGGACGTCCCGGACTTCGAGCGGACGTTCCTCAACCGCGCCTGA
- a CDS encoding ATP-binding protein gives MSPQPVLTPGQLQAVIDAGGDCMVILDLDARLLSLNQRGLDVLGIPDFPACHLMPLTSFWSGEAGAQLESALGAARSGESRTFAGPGQTFTGAPRWWSVTVAPLRDEAGQVTYLLAALRDVTAQTTTELARQGVQANLHLQAQGLERRVQEQTLELEARATALDAFVRFTEAVGTDIDQRRLAQQAAEVVQAHVHEVSVAYYELDAPANVWRRADWSGNERVDVVTWLPADVPVHAPEFSEAVRRGEPVFVEGRGDAPVNPQDFAAGFAPVTVRGEVSAIIAVGRPADRWTARDQAIVRAVVRGLSLALERAEQALELTRQRDDLDRRAQQLETLLLLTEDQGEAPDPLTLIGRAQELVLELLPPGFAAYYEAQGGRWQVRVQTGEARSAAMQALIDAGFPVGTTPSFDQVAHSSEPAFVDVYDTAADVDPAEAQDVAAHATLPLITGGRVRGLFNVPLFGSRSWNPSDEAVLITTMQHLGVVIERLERSAQLIRSNAELQASNQELEAFTYSVSHDLRTPVRHVEGFATLALKELERGDVARAERHLRVVVGAAERMESVLDAMLTLSRAGRSALTVQAVCLTELVDQVLKDVTLLDPDHAVTWTVDPLPVVQGDPGALEQICRHLLENAVKFSPGPARVHVWAQERPQEWALFVQDDGVGFDPVYAGRLFGAFQRLHTQREFAGAGIGLATVKRLVTRHGGQVWAEGRAGQGATFGFTLPKTPGP, from the coding sequence ATGTCACCTCAACCCGTGCTGACGCCCGGCCAACTTCAGGCCGTCATCGATGCTGGTGGGGACTGCATGGTGATTCTTGACCTGGACGCGCGGCTCCTGAGCCTGAATCAGCGGGGCCTGGACGTCCTGGGCATTCCTGACTTCCCGGCGTGTCACCTGATGCCCCTGACGTCCTTCTGGAGCGGTGAGGCCGGCGCGCAGCTGGAGTCAGCGCTCGGGGCGGCCCGCTCCGGGGAGTCCCGGACATTCGCCGGGCCGGGTCAGACGTTCACGGGAGCGCCGAGGTGGTGGTCGGTGACGGTCGCGCCGCTGCGGGACGAGGCGGGTCAGGTCACGTACCTGCTGGCAGCGCTGCGGGATGTCACGGCGCAGACGACCACGGAACTGGCCCGGCAGGGCGTGCAGGCGAACTTGCACCTTCAGGCGCAGGGGCTTGAGCGCCGCGTGCAGGAGCAGACGCTGGAACTTGAGGCGCGCGCGACGGCGCTGGACGCGTTCGTGCGGTTCACGGAGGCCGTGGGCACGGATATCGATCAGCGCCGACTCGCGCAGCAGGCGGCGGAGGTCGTGCAGGCCCATGTTCATGAGGTCAGCGTGGCGTACTACGAGCTGGACGCGCCCGCCAATGTCTGGCGGCGCGCCGACTGGTCCGGGAATGAGCGCGTGGACGTGGTCACGTGGCTGCCGGCGGACGTGCCCGTCCACGCGCCGGAGTTCAGCGAGGCGGTGCGCCGGGGGGAGCCGGTCTTCGTGGAGGGCCGGGGCGACGCGCCGGTGAATCCCCAGGACTTCGCGGCTGGCTTCGCGCCCGTCACGGTCCGGGGGGAGGTCAGCGCGATCATAGCAGTGGGCCGACCGGCCGACCGGTGGACGGCCCGGGATCAGGCGATCGTGCGGGCCGTCGTGCGGGGCTTGAGTCTGGCCCTGGAACGGGCCGAGCAGGCGCTGGAACTGACCCGGCAACGCGACGATCTGGACCGCCGCGCGCAGCAGCTCGAGACGCTGCTGCTCCTCACGGAGGATCAGGGCGAGGCGCCTGATCCCCTGACCCTGATCGGGCGGGCGCAGGAACTGGTGCTGGAACTTCTGCCGCCCGGGTTCGCGGCGTACTACGAGGCGCAGGGCGGCCGGTGGCAGGTGCGTGTCCAGACGGGCGAGGCCCGGTCGGCGGCCATGCAGGCGCTGATCGACGCGGGCTTTCCGGTGGGGACGACGCCCAGTTTCGATCAGGTCGCTCATTCGAGCGAACCGGCCTTCGTGGACGTGTACGACACCGCCGCCGATGTGGACCCGGCCGAGGCGCAGGACGTGGCGGCCCACGCGACCCTGCCGCTGATCACGGGCGGGCGGGTGCGGGGGCTCTTCAACGTGCCGCTCTTCGGGTCGCGGTCCTGGAATCCGTCGGATGAGGCGGTGCTGATCACGACCATGCAGCACCTGGGGGTGGTGATCGAGCGTCTGGAGCGTAGCGCGCAGCTGATCCGGTCGAATGCGGAGTTGCAGGCGTCGAATCAGGAACTGGAGGCGTTCACGTACAGCGTCTCACACGATCTGCGGACGCCCGTGCGGCACGTGGAGGGGTTCGCCACGTTGGCCCTGAAGGAACTGGAGCGGGGGGACGTGGCCCGCGCGGAGCGGCACCTGCGGGTGGTGGTGGGCGCTGCGGAGCGCATGGAATCGGTGCTGGACGCCATGTTGACGCTGTCCAGGGCGGGCCGCTCCGCGCTGACCGTGCAGGCGGTCTGCCTGACGGAACTGGTCGATCAAGTGCTGAAGGACGTGACCCTCCTCGACCCGGATCATGCCGTGACCTGGACGGTGGACCCCCTGCCGGTCGTGCAGGGGGACCCGGGCGCCCTGGAGCAGATCTGTCGGCACCTGCTGGAGAATGCCGTGAAGTTCAGTCCCGGACCGGCCCGCGTGCACGTCTGGGCGCAGGAGCGGCCGCAGGAGTGGGCGCTGTTCGTGCAGGATGACGGCGTGGGTTTCGACCCGGTGTACGCGGGGCGGCTGTTCGGGGCGTTTCAGCGCCTGCACACCCAGCGGGAGTTCGCCGGGGCGGGCATTGGCCTGGCGACCGTGAAACGCCTCGTGACGCGGCACGGCGGGCAGGTGTGGGCGGAGGGCCGCGCCGGACAGGGCGCGACCTTCGGGTTCACCCTGCCGAAAACGCCGGGCCCGTAA